A genomic segment from Nicotiana sylvestris chromosome 1, ASM39365v2, whole genome shotgun sequence encodes:
- the LOC138872190 gene encoding uncharacterized protein yields the protein MLLLVLETNTSTLQVQQKGELVEQLREELKMKEAETLGWKQHMDCLASKKDTLREQLTSIERQLQNAKEESLAQSRKIEELEAKSAAELAKAKSEAEAFVRQFRRETLEEVHARGFDLSADIEKARTLEEEVVALLSDDEDSASGSERGGDDDEVLEGEVPEDATPDDIVPDDATPDDVVPDDATPEDVISKDVVPRDVAPK from the exons ATGCTCTTGCTTGTTTTGGAGACTAACACTTCAACTTTGCAGGTCCAGCAGAAGGGCGAGCTGGTGGAGCAGCTTCGAGAAGAGCTCAAGATGAAGGAGGCCGAGACCCTAGGGTGGAAGCAACACATGGATTGTCTCGCCTCAAAGAAAGATACGCTTCGGGAACAACTGACTTCAATCGAACGCCAACTCCAAAATGCAAAGGAGGAAAGCCTAGCCCAAAGCCGCAAAATCGAGGAGCTTGAAGCTAAATCAGCCGCTGAGCTTGCGAAGGCCAAATCTGAGGCAGAGGCATTTGT GCGACAGTTTCGGAGAGAAACTCTCGAGGAGGTGCATGCTCGTGGCTTTGATCTCTCAGCTGATATTGAAAAAGCAAGAACTTTGGAGGAAGAGGTTGTCGCTTTACTCTCCGATGACGAGGATTCCGCTAGTGGATCCGAGAGAGGAGGAGATGATGACGAagtcctagagggggaggttcCCGAAGATGCGACTCCCGATGATATAGTTCCCGATGATGCGACTCCCGATGATGTAGTTCCCGATGATGCAACTCCCGAGGATGTGATTTCCAAAGATGTGGTTCCTAGGGATGTGGCCCCGAAGTAG
- the LOC104230850 gene encoding uncharacterized protein: MDKSWIGKPRNTNEYWLGLDKFLDFTFKNAAVEDTIRCPCPKCSFVKWKTREIVQDHLICKPFPQNYVIWNLHGEKQVVEPSGDRDVMQEMVHPENPIETMINDAFGHYRHQAADVGISQPLDSNEISNEGHREDSGDFHDFLKDGSETLYESSKFTKLEFLIKLYHIKVYCGLSDKAMTMILDLLRDAFEDAKLPPSFYEAKKTISKLGLDYTKISACPNNCMLYWEGDSELEECNNTDGLMRHSRDGEAWKTFDRTHSGFASDPRNVRLGLASDGFSPFGTMTTTYSIWPVFLIPYNLPPWMCMKHTSFILSMIIPEKHMPGNNIDVYLQPLVKELHELWNDGVETFDSSLNENFRMHAALMWTISDFPGLGILSGWNTHTGFACPTCNFDTEPYRLRHSKKWCFMGHRRFLRRNHRFRLNRVRFNGSTEERNPPLKLSGALSSKTLNVSELDKLQERIESTLFHLEILFPPTFFTVMVHLSVHLAEEAKLGGPVHHRNMYPVERELGHFKSFVRNKAQPEGSIAEGYLAEESLTFCSRYIEDIETRFNRPRRVRDDPNVTEPSGTSSIFPQLVVTPFVDEFRQYIRRSSRRRPSPTEIERRVNKEFVDWFQKRIMNPDTIDTMSIDLKFLARGPSVVARRFTAYNINGSKFRTLAREEGLRTQNSGVFLTSKTSCVASSIDGNLRRADLPYYGKLIHTGEREEHEPYIEASQAQMVYYVDDVVNKGWSVAMHLKPRNLYDMGEEALEDEVYENEPYQEQELEQFFGDGDEYVQLATDHIIDDVVETNVATNVAADTYMFE, from the exons atGGATAAATCATGGATTGGAAAGCCACGGAACACAAACGAATACTGGCTTGGTTTGGATAAATTTCTTGATTTTACGTTTAAGAATGCGGCTGTGGAAGATACAATTAGATGCCCATGTCCTAAATGTAGCTTTGTCAAGTGGAAAACTAGAGAGATAGTGCAGGATCATTTGATTTGCAAGCCATTCCCTCAAAATTATGTTATTTGGAATCTTCACGGTGAGAAACAGGTAGTAGAGCCTTCTGGAGATAGAGATGTTATGCAAGAGATGGTTCACCCAGAAAATCCAATAGAAACAATGATTAATGATGCATTTGGGCACTATAGGCACCAAGCGGCTGATGTAGGGATATCTCAACCATTGGACTCAAATGAAATATCAAATGAGGGGCATAGGGAGGATTCTGGTGACTTTCATGATTTTCTCAAAGATGGAAGTGAAACACTGTATGAAAGCAGCAAGTTCACAAAGCTAGAGTTTTTAATAAAATTGTATCATATAAAGGTCTATTGTGGATTAAGTGACAAGGCAATGACTATGATACTAGATTTGTTGAGAGATGCATTTGAAGATGCAAAGTTACCTCCTTCCTTTTATGAGGCCAAAAAAACCATTAGCAAACTTGGCCTTGACTATACCAAGATATCTGCATGTCCAAATAATTGTATGCTATACTGGGAAGGTGATTCAGAATTGGAAGAAT GCAATAATACTGATGGGTTGATGAGGCATTCAAGGGATGGTGAGGCATGGAAGACATTTGATCGGACTCATTCTGGATTTGCTTCAGATCCTCGAAACGTTCGCTTAGGCCTTGCTAGTGATGGTTTCAGTCCTTTTGGAACAATGACTACTACATATAGTATTTGGCCAGTCTTCTTGATTCCATACAATCTACCTCCTTGGATGTGTATGAAGCACACCTCCTTCATCTTATCAATGATCATTCCAGAGAAGCACATGCCTGGAAATAATATAGATGTGTACTTACAACCCCTTGTGAAGGAATTACACGAGTTATGGAATGATGGTGTAGAAACGTTTGACTCATCGTTGAATGAAAATTTTAGAATGCATGCAGCTCTTATGTGGACAATCAGTGACTTTCCTGGATTAGGTATCTTATCTGGCTGGAACACACATACTGGTTTTGCCTGCCCAACTTGTAACTTTGACACAGAACCTTATCGTCTTCGTCATAGTAAAAAGTGGTGCTTTATGGGCCATCGACGTTTTCTGAGAAGAAATCACAGGTTTAGGTTGAATCGAGTACGCTTTAATGGAAGTACAGAGGAGCGAAATCCACCATTAAAATTGTCAGG AGCCCTTTCTAGCAAAACTTTGAATGTTTCAGAGCTTGATAAGCTCCAAGAGCGCATTGAAAGCACACTTTTCCACCTAGAGATACTATTTCCTCCAACATTCTTTACAGTAATGGTTCATTTGTCTGTCCATCTAGCAGAGGAAGCAAAACTCGGAGGTCCAGTGCATCATCGAAACATGTATCCCGTCGAGAG GGAGTTAGGACATTTTAAGTCCTTTGTACGGAATAAAGCACAACCAGAGGGTTCTATAGCTGAGGGTTACTTAGCTGAAGAGTCTCTTACATTTTGTTCTCGGTATATTGAGGATATTGAGACAAGATTCAATAGACCTAGGCGTGTTCGTGATGACCCAAATGTCACTGAGCCTTCTGGAACGTCCTCTATATTTCCTCAATTAG TAGTCACGCCATTTGTGGA TGAGTTTAGACAGTACATAAGGAGGAGTTCAAGAAGAAGACCTTCACCTACAGAGATAGAGAGGAGAGTTAATAAAGAGTTTGTTGATTGGTTCCAAAAGCGG ATTATGAATCCAGACACAATAGATACAATGTCTATTGATCTAAAGTTTCTTGCACGAGGTCCATCGGTAGTTGCAAGACGTTTTACTGCATATAACATCAATGGGTCCAAATTTCGAACTTTGGCTCGAGAAGAAGGTCTAAGAACACAGAATAGTGGAGTTTTCTTAACTTCTAAAACATCATGTGTTGCAAGTAGTATTGACGGAAATTTAAGGCGAGCAGACTTACCATATTATGGAAA ATTGATTCATACTGGTGAACGTGAAGAACATGAGCCTTACATCGAAGCATCTCAAGCACAAATGGTGTACTATGTGGATGATGTTGTCAATAAAGGGTGGAGTGTTGCTATGCATCTAAAGCCAAGAAATCTATATGATATGGGAGAAGAAGCACTGGAAGAtgaagtatatgagaatgaaccATACCAAGAGCAAGAACTTGAACAGTTTTTTGGTGATGGTGATGAGTATGTACAACTAGCTACGGACCATATAATTGATGATGTAGTAGAGACAAATGTTGCTACTAACGTAGCAGCTGATACATACATGTTTGAATAG